The proteins below are encoded in one region of Desulfotomaculum sp.:
- a CDS encoding peptidase, whose amino-acid sequence MNHQLHTSSVIVDAHCDVLTVLAQENCSLKERRDSGHVDLPRLRKGGVKVQFFAAFISPQYRGNYLRRAMELFDRFYGELNECSGEIMLVRDFDDLEKALGLDKIAAILTVEGGEALEGRIEVLRMLNRLGVRCLTLTWNGRNELGDGVAEAWTYGGLTKFGVEVVKEMNCLKMLIDVSHLSEAGFWNVLEISTQPVIASHSNSGTVCPHPRNLTDKQIKALATGGGVMGLTFVPDFVHQQSPSLEKLLDHIDYIVSIAGPDCIGLGSDFDGYSGRLEGLGDAGDLPALTEGLLCRGYKEEDIRKFLGGNFLRLFKKVWNGKTGEGVVC is encoded by the coding sequence ATGAACCATCAACTGCACACAAGCAGTGTTATTGTAGACGCGCACTGCGATGTTCTGACTGTCCTGGCGCAGGAAAACTGCAGCTTAAAGGAGCGCAGGGACAGCGGGCACGTAGATCTGCCCCGTCTTCGCAAGGGCGGGGTGAAGGTCCAGTTTTTTGCCGCCTTTATTTCTCCGCAATACAGAGGGAATTATCTTAGAAGGGCAATGGAGCTGTTTGACCGCTTTTATGGCGAATTGAACGAGTGCAGCGGGGAAATAATGTTGGTGCGAGATTTCGATGATCTTGAAAAGGCTCTTGGACTTGATAAGATAGCCGCCATTCTGACTGTTGAAGGGGGAGAGGCGCTGGAGGGGCGGATTGAGGTCCTCCGGATGCTTAACCGTCTTGGTGTGCGGTGCCTTACTCTTACCTGGAATGGCCGTAATGAGCTTGGCGACGGAGTAGCCGAGGCGTGGACGTATGGCGGATTAACCAAGTTTGGGGTTGAAGTTGTAAAGGAAATGAACTGCTTAAAGATGTTAATAGATGTTTCCCACCTCTCGGAAGCCGGATTTTGGAATGTACTGGAAATTTCTACTCAGCCGGTAATTGCCTCGCACTCAAACAGCGGGACAGTCTGTCCGCATCCCCGCAACCTGACTGATAAACAGATCAAGGCCCTGGCCACCGGCGGGGGAGTGATGGGCCTTACCTTTGTTCCTGATTTTGTCCACCAGCAGAGCCCGTCTTTAGAAAAACTCCTTGACCACATTGATTATATAGTCTCCATTGCCGGGCCGGACTGCATCGGGCTGGGCTCTGATTTTGACGGGTATTCCGGGCGTCTGGAGGGCCTGGGTGATGCAGGTGATTTGCCTGCCCTGACAGAGGGACTCCTCTGCAGGGGTTATAAAGAGGAAGATATCCGCAAGTTCCTGGGAGGCAATTTTTTGCGCTTGTTTAAGAAAGTCTGGAATGGGAAAACAGGTGAAGGCGTTGTCTGCTGA
- a CDS encoding phosphatase produces MGKQVKALSADLHIHTDASDGDKSPAQVVHLAKAAGLKAIAITDHETSSGIASALEAGHGLSLEVLPGVEMSTEHKGREVHLLGYLMDYTDPVFMSFLELLNQKRRERIAKIAARLRDLGVQITLDQILAAAGNGSVGRPHVAMVLIKSGLVQSVAQAFEQYLGTGRPAYVPRFKYSTSEAIQLIREAGGVTVLAHPMIDNSESFIPEFVKDGLQGLEVYYPGHNSETISRFLKICRLYNLVSTGGSDFHGDKAGHGYIGEVTVPYQSVVNLKKCAGQK; encoded by the coding sequence ATGGGAAAACAGGTGAAGGCGTTGTCTGCTGATCTGCATATTCATACTGACGCTTCCGACGGTGATAAATCACCCGCCCAGGTGGTTCACCTGGCAAAAGCAGCCGGCTTAAAGGCGATTGCCATTACCGATCACGAGACCTCGTCAGGTATTGCTTCCGCCCTGGAAGCAGGCCACGGGTTATCCCTGGAGGTGCTTCCCGGCGTTGAAATGAGCACCGAGCATAAAGGACGCGAGGTCCACCTGCTCGGTTATTTGATGGATTATACTGATCCTGTTTTTATGTCTTTTCTTGAACTGCTGAATCAGAAGAGAAGAGAGAGGATTGCTAAGATTGCAGCCAGGTTGCGTGATCTTGGTGTTCAAATAACCCTGGACCAGATTTTGGCCGCTGCCGGGAATGGCTCCGTAGGCCGTCCGCATGTGGCCATGGTTCTTATTAAATCCGGCCTTGTCCAGTCTGTTGCCCAGGCTTTTGAGCAATACCTGGGCACAGGGCGCCCTGCTTATGTCCCGCGGTTTAAATACAGCACAAGCGAGGCTATTCAACTGATCCGCGAAGCAGGCGGGGTTACCGTTCTTGCTCATCCCATGATTGACAACAGTGAAAGTTTTATTCCCGAGTTCGTTAAAGACGGGCTGCAGGGCCTGGAAGTCTATTACCCCGGGCATAATTCCGAAACGATTAGCCGCTTTCTGAAAATCTGCAGATTGTATAACCTGGTTTCTACGGGAGGCTCCGATTTTCACGGGGACAAGGCCGGGCACGGATACATCGGGGAAGTTACTGTTCCTTACCAGTCGGTTGTGAATTTAAAGAAATGCGCAGGACAAAAATAG